One window from the genome of Salvia splendens isolate huo1 chromosome 9, SspV2, whole genome shotgun sequence encodes:
- the LOC121749064 gene encoding exopolygalacturonase clone GBGE184-like has translation MLRHKLFDIINAIAVAGEQRRLLAETVYDITKYGAKGDGKTDDAMSFIQAFRAGCEGKTPAKIVVPPGKFMMGEVILSGKCDAPPPLIIDIQGTILANPDPSAYSNKMWILLEHIDNVKISGGGTLNGQGANAWKYAGEANRMPVSFTFQSSSNGDISNLNFVDAMGFHSKLIDSINIKLSKMTITAPDESPNTDGIHLSNATNVEIIDSVIGTGDDCISIGTGSKNILVKNLKCGPGHGLAVGSLGKRPDELSVGNITFSSCTLTGTTNGARVKSYHKSPVLTATNIVFEDLTMNNVKNPIIIDQHYFSKTQPEQSSVKISDVHFRRIKGTTISEIAVLLNCSKKVPCSNIELADIDLKPTGEAKTVSSACESAVGIKGSGVLNPPVPKC, from the exons GCATAAGTTGTTTGATATTATCAATGCCATCGCGGTTGCCGGCGAACAACGCCGCCTCCTGGCTGAGACGGTCTACGACATCACCAAATACGGCGCCAAGGGCGATGGCAAAACCGACGACGCAATG TCATTTATTCAGGCATTTAGGGCAGGATGCGAAGGCAAAACACCGGCGAAGATTGTGGTGCCACCAGGGAAATTCATGATGGGGGAGGTGATCCTAAGCGGTAAGTGCGACGCGCCCCCGCCACTGATCATCGACATTCAAGGTACCATCTTGGCCAATCCCGACCCGAGCGCCTACTCCAATAAGATGTGGATATTGCTCGAGCACATCGACAACGTCAAGATCAGCGGAGGAGGCACCCTCAATGGCCAAGGGGCCAACGCATGGAAGTATGCCGGAGAAGCCAACAGAATGCCTGTC AGCTTCACGTTCCAATCGTCATCAAATGGAGACATTAGCAACCTCAATTTCGTGGACGCAATGGGGTTCCATAGCAAGTTGATCGACAGCATCAACATCAAGTTGTCAAAAATGACTATCACCGCCCCCGACGAGAGCCCCAACACGGACGGAATCCATCTCAGCAACGCCACCAACGTCGAGATCATCGACTCCGTCATTGGAACCGGAGACGACTGCATCTCCATCGGCACCGGCAGCAAAAACATCTTAGTCAAAAATCTCAAATGTGGCCCTGGACACGGACTCGC AGTGGGGAGTTTAGGGAAGCGGCCCGACGAATTGAGCGTGGGGAACATCACCTTCTCGAGCTGCACTCTGACGGGCACAACCAACGGGGCCAGGGTCAAGAGCTACCACAAGTCGCCGGTGCTCACCGCCACCAACATCGTCTTCGAAGATTTGACTATGAATAATGTCAAGAACCCCATCATCATCGATCAACATTACTTCTCCAAGACTCAGCCCGAG CAATCAAGCGTAAAGATTAGCGACGTTCACTTCAGAAGAATCAAGGGCACGACCATCTCAGAGATTGCGGTGTTGTTGAACTGCAGCAAAAAGGTGCCATGCTCAAACATCGAATTGGCAGACATAGACTTGAAACCGACTGGGGAAGCCAAGACCGTCTCGTCTGCATGTGAGAGCGCCGTCGGAATCAA